Proteins encoded together in one Telopea speciosissima isolate NSW1024214 ecotype Mountain lineage chromosome 6, Tspe_v1, whole genome shotgun sequence window:
- the LOC122664117 gene encoding probable WRKY transcription factor 53: MENAGNWEQKPLFNELTQGRELVKQLQVHLDPSYSEETRNMLVEKILSSFDKALSMVKWVSSVGEVRPTGATPVMSDSPRSDSGSPHSEDSDRRDIYKKRKTLPRWTEQIRVSSGTGLEGPLDDGYSWRKYGQKDILGAKYPRGYYRCTHRNVQGCLATKQVQRSDEDPSIFDVTYRGRHTCIQASHIIPAMGSMESSKQGLIQDQLHNHHHHHLLPQQKNEEQQKQQQQQAQEILFNFRTSLKVRTKELDAGEQQQQQQQLMSSAFSFPSTPIGPVKTENHIFSPPTVDHYFTGNLSPSFISPATSESNYFPVSPCRVNSFGGGGCQNLQTSESDFAEIISAATSGTNSPIVDLDFPMEFDPNFPFNSPDFFPS; the protein is encoded by the exons ATGGAGAACGCCGGGAATTGGGAGCAGAAACCTTTGTTTAATGAGCTAACGCAGGGGAGGGAGCTTGTGAAGCAGCTCCAGGTGCATCTTGATCCATCCTATTCTGAAGAGACTCGCAATATGTTGGTGGAGAAGATACTTTCTTCCTTCGATAAGGCTCTTTCCATGGTGAAATGGGTCAGTTCAGTTGGGGAGGTTCGTCCCACAGGAGCCACCCCTGTCATGTCTGACTCCCCCCGCTCCGACAGTGGAAGCCCCCATAGCGAGGACTCAGACCGCAGAGACATCTATAAGAAAAG AAAGACGTTACCCAGATGGACAGAACAAATACGCGTTAGTTCAGGGACTGGGCTCGAAGGACCCCTCGATGATGGCTATAGCTGGAGGAAATATGGCCAGAAGGATATCCTTGGAGCAAAATACCCAAG AGGCtattacagatgtactcatcgTAATGTTCAAGGTTGTTTGGCTACAAAGCAAGTGCAAAGATCCGATGAAGACCCCTCGATCTTCGATGTCACATACCGAGGAAGACACACCTGCATCCAGGCATCCCATATAATACCTGCAATGGGGTCAATGGAGAGCTCAAAGCAAGGGCTCATACAAGATCAACtgcataatcatcatcatcatcatcttcttccacaacagaaaaatgaagaacaacagaagcagcagcaacagcaagcACAAGAGATACTGTTCAACTTCAGAACAAGTCTCAAAGTGAGGACGAAGGAGTTGGACGCTGGggaacaacagcagcagcagcagcagctcatGAGTTCtgccttctccttcccttctacCCCAATTGGACCCGTGAAGACAGAGAACCACATCTTCTCTCCACCCACAGTGGACCACTACTTCACGGGCaacctctctccttcctttatATCCCCAGCCACATCTGAATCAAACTATTTCCCAGTGTCTCCTTGCCGGGTGAACAGCttcggtggtggtggttgtcAGAATTTGCAGACCTCTGAATCCGATTTCGCGGAAATCATCTCAGCTGCTACATCAGGAACCAACTCTCCCATTGTGGATTTGGATTTCCCAATGGAATTCGATCCCAATTTCCCTTTCAATAGTCCCGACTTCTTCCCTTCATGA